The nucleotide window CGCTGTCGTGGATGGCGGGTCCGGCGGTGGATATGGCGGGTTGGTGGACCTGCCGAGGTGGGTCCAGTCTGTGGTGAGAGAGGAGTGGACTGCCGAGGTGTTCGACTTGGAGTTGATGAGGTACAAGGACATTGAGGAGGAGATGGTGGGGCTTTTGCAGGTTGCAATGGCTTGCACAACGGCAGTGCCTGATCAACGGCCGAGGATGAGCCAGGTGGTGAAGATGATCGACGAGATTCGCGGCGTGGCGGGGTCGCCGCCTCATGAGGGGTTTGATTCCATGACGGAGTCGCCGGCTTTGTCCGAGGACACTTGCGGAGCAAGTCAGTGATGATCATtaacgatgatgatgatgatgctacGTTGTAAATCATGGGGTTTTGTTCTTAGATCAATTTGATCTGTTAGCTAGCTAGTCAGTTTCGATTTATTTACTTGCTTTTCTTTTAACTTATGTCTTTGGTTTGTGCTGATTACAAGGATTATGAACTATGCTATACGGAGTTTGATTATCAGCAAGGTTTAGCTAACAGTGTCATCCTAACTAGTTCTTCGTTCTCAGAATGGGTTCATATGTGTTTCAATAATGTTTGATAACCTGTTCGATAAAATGCCCGAGAGAAACACTAGTGTAGACATTCAATACCAAACAGTTTCCAGATACAACTCAAATGATGAGAACCCAAATGCTGATAAAATTACTTTAAGAATCTGTGTTGAAGTGCATGATCTTGGGGGCAAGCCTGAGAAGGCTATCCAAAGCAGAAGGCCGGGACTTCCTGGCGAATAAGAAATAAACATTGCTTCTCCTTCGATTATATAAACATCTCTGACCATTACCATTGCGCAGGGTGTTCAGAAGCTCGGCCGATGAGCTATTGTACTCGACAGGGTGCGGGCCACGAGTAGACCAATTAACCCAGGTGACACTCCTGTTTAAATTCTTTGCCGAAAATTTTAGGTTCACAAATGTTGGCGAGTAATGTTCATCAGCAAAACAAGAGCGGTTGCCCAACCGGAAGGCTGGCAAGTATGTCCGATCCGAGACAACTTCAATGGCAATGTCTCTATCAATTTCCACCCACTGTGACCCTTTCCTCCACTGATCCAATATTGGGTAGTAACTTGAATTATATCGGCCGCGTCCAACTGAACTTGGATCATCATAGACCTCCACAAAAGTTTCTTGGGAGTTTAGGAGGTAAGTGTAGATAGTGGAGAAGTTGTATAGGGGAATGCATGCTTCCGAGAGGAGAACGAAGCGCTGGTTTGAGATATCGAGAAGAGCATTCGCAATTAGGCGGCTTTCAGCCTCAATCATGTTCACCTGTGCCCATTTTACTTTCTGCAGGACATGAAATTAGTAGAATGAAATAACTGCTGATGAATATTGAGGATGATTTTACTAAGCAAAAAAGCTGACCTGACTTGGAATTCTTCTGCCTTGAAAAACAGGACTTTCTGGGTGTGATGATGCATTGTAAGATGGATCTGAGTGAACATAAATTGAGTACAAGCCTTGATGCCCTTTGAAGAACTTCTCCCACAATGGGGCCAAATGTACAGGTCCCTTTGTCAAGAACATGAAAGCAACTTTTGGGACTCGATGGAATGGATATTCAGAAATCCGAGGAGCCGTCGAAGCTCTCCATAGCAATTCTTCATCATTCATGTCGTGCGTAACATTAGGCGGCTCCAGATATGCTTTTAGTCCTATACGAACATGGCTCATATAGGATGTTGGGGCCTTTACATTTGTTGGCACTAACATTTGTGAATTAGAATTATTGGATGGAAGTGATGAAGTAGCTATGGAGAATTGGTCTATTTGTAAAGTTAATGAAGTGTTTCTTAGATATGAGGAGGTGAGTAATACTCCAAGGGTGAAACCACCAATGAAGAATAGAAAATGAGAAACGAGATTGAGGAGGTGGTGTTTGACATTGAAGACTTTTGACAACAAGTTTAGTGGGCATAGATTTCGATCCTTCATTTTTAGCAAAGCGATTGCAAAGTGTTATAAAGATTTTCTAGTGGTTAATCAATCTGCAATGTAGGGGTAGCAGTCTCCATTTTAACCAGTCTGCAAATATAATCTAGAATGTCATTTTGCAATTCATCAATTGTTTGATAGTTTCAAATTTCCTCTTTGGAAAGTTTTCAAGAACTTGCATTGTATACGTATAATCtagaaagcccgaaaaaggaaaaaaaaaaaactgaccaTAAATTAGTTTGTTTCAAGACATACTATTTCGGTGTGAAGGAGATGTTCATAGTGTTTGATTACATGCACAATACTGACAATAGTTGGTTGGGCCTCTTTGTGCCTACTTTCAACCATGGCCTCTTTGGTAGCTAGCTAAGAAAAAAGAACCTGCCCGCGCGCATTTGCTCTTTAATGATTATTTACTATTTAGTGTTCTGATACAAGTGCATTGGACACCATTCTTGagtcaaaattcaaattaatggtAGTCCTCATAAAGAGGTaatattttcatatatatatatttggtggTGATATATTGGCATTAATAATTGCTTGGAATTCAAACAAAGTGATGAAATTTTTAACTTTGAATTGGTATTGCGTTTCTTGCATCTAATTAGCTGGAGTTTCACCATCACTTGGGCTTCCAATCACCcatggaaacaaaaaaaaaatcacaaaagaACTAATGCTAAATGTTGCATTTAATGATCATTCTCGTTCTGTACTCAAGACTCGATCAATATATCCAATCTAACAATACTAACTAGTACTCTTTATCAATGTCTGTGTTGAATTGCATTATCTGTGGTGCAATGCTCAGCAGCTTATCCAAAGAATTTGGCGAGAACTTCCGGGCGAACAAGAAACAAACATCTGTGCCCCTTCCATTGTAATCACACCAGCCGTTACCCTTCCTCAGAGTACTCAGAAGCTCAACCGTGACATCTGTGCTCGCGTACTCGACAGGATGAGGTCCGCCCCTAGACCAATCAACCCAGGTCACAGTCCTGTTTGAATTCTTTTTCGGAAATCTTATGTTCATAAATGTTGGCAAGTAATGCTCATCTGCAAAGCAATAGCCTTTGCAGAGTTTCTGGAAAGTTGTGTAGTATTTTTGATCTGAAACAACTTCAATGGCAAGGTCTCTATCTATTTCAACCCACTGCGATCCTTTCCTCCACTGGTCCAATGTGATTTGAGGGTAGTAGCTTTCATCATAACGGCCACGCCCAACACCGCTTGGATCATCATAGACCTGCACAAAAGTCTTGTTGGTGTTTATGAGGTAAGAGTAGACTGTGGAGAAATTGAAGAGGGGGATGCATGATTCTGAAAGCAGAACAAAACGTTGGTTTGAGATGTCGAGAAGAGCATTCGCAATTAGGCGGCTCTCGGCTTCAATCATGTTCACTTGCCCCCATTCTGCTCTCTGCATGCAATAGATATAGAGCACACAATAAGAACAATCTCTAATGAAATGGCGATCAACAGGTTAACATGTTATGTGATTTGAAGAAGGTATTTTAACACTTTGTCTAAAGTCTAAACAGAGCAAACACCCTCGAGGGTAAAGACATTTAGTCTGGCCTTGGCACATTTAGTTTTAGACTTTTTAGTCAATCAAGTTGCTATTATATATTGCTGAGATTTTACTTACCCCTTCCAAAACTACTTTTCTCCAAACTTACTGCTTATAGAATTGAAAACATGTAGGTACAAATGTAAAGACTCCAGATCACATTGTGGTTACCCTCAATTATGTGCTTCTTCAGCTCAATTGTAATGTTATGCATGAGAACCATAGAACGAATTTCGGTTGGGACTCATCACCTATGCTGGCGGATGAATGGTTTAGATCAAATAAGACTCGACGGAAAACGTCAATATAGATTAAAAGCAGACCATGAAATTATGTATACCATTCAAAGTGAGCAAAAAAACCACCTGACTTGGAATTCTTCGGCCATGAAAGACTGGGCTTTCGGGGTGAGACGATTCATTATAAGACCGATCTGAGTGGACATAGATTGAGAACAAGCCTTGGTGCCCTTGGAAGAACTTCTCCCACAATGGAGCCAAATGAACAGGTCCCCTTGTCAAGAACATGAAAGCAACTTTCGGAACTCGGTGGAACGGATATTCGGGTATCCGAGGGGCCATGGAAGCTCTCCAGAACAATTCCTCATCGTCCATGTCGTGCCGAACCTTAGGCGGCTTTAGAAATGCCTCTAATTCTCGTATATGAACTTCGGTCAAGTTAGACATCGTGACTGTGTCATTTGGACTAATTGTCATATGTGAAATATTGGAACCATTGGAcggagatgatgaagaagaagaagaggagaatgatagTTGGGCTATTTGTAGACTAAAGGAAGAGTCTTTGAGATAAGAAGAGGCAAGTACGATTCCGAGAACTAAACCACCACCAAAGGTGAGGAAATAAGAGAGGAGATTGAGGAGGTGGCCTTGGACATTGATTAGTTTTGTGAAGAAGTTTGAAGGGTTTTGATTATGATCCTTCATTTTGAGTTAGCTTTATGAAACCATACACAAGAGAGTTCTTAATCTTAAACCAGAAGCTTTGGGATCGATGTGTTTGAAGAAGCAAAGAGAAGGATGAGGAATGGAAAAGTAAACGTGATGGTGGTGAAGAAAGGTGACTCTTTCCCTCGGCCTTATATTGACCAATATGGCTTTATACGTGCCTTGAACGACTTTTGGAGCAACCAATGGGAAAGATAGGCCGGCCGGGAGAGGCGTGGTTCTCAATATCGACCTGTCTGCATTAGGAAAACGAGTTGTTTGGAATCTGATAAAATGGAAGCCTTGATTACAGCTTAAAAAGGTGAAAAAGTTAAGATTTAGTCAATCAGAATTCCTAATTAATTTCCTTATTAGTTTTCATCGTTTGGAAATCTATAGGAAAGAAAAGAGTAAGAcgacttttgtttttttaggaAATATGTGCTTACgtccaaaataataaaaagtcaTAACATTCGGATCCTAAAATTTGGTGATTATAATTAGATAATTATCACGCTCATAAATTCCAAGTTAAAGAAAATTAGTACAAGATCAACACTAAAGATTGCCCAATATCAATATTCATCTATTGACATTCTTCTACTTTTTGTGAACGCAGAGAATCATGTTTTAGTGGACATTGTTCATTTGAATTACGTTAAGTTGCTTCATTTTGCAGTTATCGGTTCCATTTCATTTTTTAGTGGCATAGGGCATCTTCATATTACTTATTTAATTTCTCTCTTCGACCCAAGAATTAGTTGGGGTTTAAATGAAAGAACATTCGTCTCCTTAATTTCCTGCATCAATTTCGCCATCAGTTGGGTTCTGGTCTTCTGGATCATTCATGGGGTGTTTGGCATAAAAAAGGGCTTgaccaaaaataaagaaatgtaTAACTTAAAACAAAAAACCTTATAATAATCGGAAATATCATTTTCAATTTGTACTCTACACTTAATCAATCCAAGAATGAATAAATTAGTGATGATTAATCCGATGACTCAGCACCATAGATCTATCTGTTGAACTGCATCAATTTTGGTGCAAACCGCAGCAGTCTCTCCAAAGTGCCAGGAGTGAACTTCCTAGCAAACAAGAGAGGACAAACTTTGCCTGTCATTAGATAATCAAAACATTTGGTACCATTCCTGAAGCTGTTCAGCAGATTAACCGTCACGTCTGTTCTGGTGAACTGGGCAGGGTGCGGTCCACCCCTCGAAAAGTCATACCAAGTCAAGGTTTTATTTGAATTCTTTGCAGAAAATTTCATATGAACAAATGTTGGGAAGTAATGCTCGTCTGCGTAGCATGAGCCCCTGCAGTACTTCTGGAAAAGTGGGAAGTACTTTTTGTCTGCGACAACTTCAGTGGCAATGTCTCTATCTATCTGGAACCACTGAGACCCTTTCCTCCATTGTGACAATGAGATTTGCGGGTACATGTGTGAACTGTATCTCCCGCGCCCAACACTACTTGGATCGTCATAGACCTGAACAAATGTCTGCTTTGAATTTACAAGGAAGTGGTAGATGGTGCTGAAGTTGTGGAGGGGGATGCATGACTCCGAGAGAAGAACAAAGCGATCGTTTGAGATATCAAGAAGGGCATTTGCCAATAGGCGGCGCTCAGCCTCAATCATATTCACATTTCCCCATTCCACTTCCTGCAATGCATTTGAAAAATTGAAGTTGTTAAACAGCAACATTACGGTTATGCAGGGCTTATTGAAAGTAGAAACTAACCGATGAGTGTAAACTCCCAAACTCAATTTATAGTGATCAGTGTTCTAGGTACCCAATTGAGTGCATGCATCATTTTTTTATCATACTTTGCATACAAAGCACTATAGTATTAAGAgaataacaataacaatgacTTGAAGATCAAGGATTTGGTTATGTGATGATAGTGGATTTCACATGAAGTAGGTAGTTTCTTTATACTATAAGGCACTCCTCTCATTGGTTGCATGCATCATTCATACTTTGCATACAAAGCACTTTAGTACAAAGTGTAACAATAACAATGACTTGAAGATCAAGGATTTGGTTATATGATGATAGTGGATTTCACATGACGTAGTTTCTTTAAACTCTAAGGCACTCCTCTTATTGATATAAACAGAGCATTTAGTCTTTGGAGGTCAGCCATTTAGTTTAACATGGTGGATCAACTTCGTATTATAAATTTTGTTCAACTTCACCTGCCCCTTCCCAGAACCAACTTTCCCTCCAAAAGTCTAAATTTCATTAACACATTCAGGTAAAACtgtaaaagtaaataaataccATCACATTGcactttttcctcttttcctcTGTTATTTGGTTAATACTAATACGGATTTCAAGCCTCAAAAATATCACAAGCCTAAAACGGTATTGATAAACACTGACCTGACTAGGAATTCTTCTGCCTTGAAACACCGGACTTTCGGGGTACGATCCATTGTAAGACGGATTCGAGTGCACATATATCGAGTACAAACCTTGATGCCCTTCGAAGAACTTCTCCCACAACGGGGCCAGAAAAACTGGTCCCTTTGTCAAGAACAAGAAGGCAACTTTCGGAACTCGATGGAATGGATATCCGGATCTCCGTGGAGCCATAGAAGCTCTCCATAGCAATTCTTCATCATTCATGTCGTGCAAAATCTTAGGGGGTTTCAGAAATTTCTCCAATCCGATGTGCTGGGGGTGACTCAAATTGGTTTGCGCAGCTGTCACACTTGGCAGTATCGTGTTTCGAttagatgaagatgatgaggtTGAGAAGGAGAATTGGGCCAGTTGGAGACTGAAAGAAAAGTCTTTGAGATAGAAGGTAAGGATCATCCCGAGGGTTATTCCAACACCAAATAAGAGGAAATAAGAGAGGACACTGATGAGGTGATGGAGTTGGACATTGATGAGCTTTGGAAAAAATTTTACAGTGCTCAGATTCTGAGTAGAACCACCACTACCACCCTTCATCTTGTAAATTAAAGATCAGATGTTTCTTGAAACCTCGATATCAAAATTGCGAAATACTCGAGTTGAATTAAATGTTAAGAAGAACCAAGGAAATTTACAAGACAGTCTGTAAATTTATGAACCT belongs to Rosa chinensis cultivar Old Blush chromosome 4, RchiOBHm-V2, whole genome shotgun sequence and includes:
- the LOC112197448 gene encoding glycosyltransferase BC10, with product MKDHNQNPSNFFTKLINVQGHLLNLLSYFLTFGGGLVLGIVLASSYLKDSSFSLQIAQLSFSSSSSSSSPSNGSNISHMTISPNDTVTMSNLTEVHIRELEAFLKPPKVRHDMDDEELFWRASMAPRIPEYPFHRVPKVAFMFLTRGPVHLAPLWEKFFQGHQGLFSIYVHSDRSYNESSHPESPVFHGRRIPSQRAEWGQVNMIEAESRLIANALLDISNQRFVLLSESCIPLFNFSTVYSYLINTNKTFVQVYDDPSGVGRGRYDESYYPQITLDQWRKGSQWVEIDRDLAIEVVSDQKYYTTFQKLCKGYCFADEHYLPTFMNIRFPKKNSNRTVTWVDWSRGGPHPVEYASTDVTVELLSTLRKGNGWCDYNGRGTDVCFLFARKFSPNSLDKLLSIAPQIMQFNTDIDKEY
- the LOC112197449 gene encoding glycosyltransferase BC10; its protein translation is MKGGSGGSTQNLSTVKFFPKLINVQLHHLISVLSYFLLFGVGITLGMILTFYLKDFSFSLQLAQFSFSTSSSSSNRNTILPSVTAAQTNLSHPQHIGLEKFLKPPKILHDMNDEELLWRASMAPRRSGYPFHRVPKVAFLFLTKGPVFLAPLWEKFFEGHQGLYSIYVHSNPSYNGSYPESPVFQGRRIPSQEVEWGNVNMIEAERRLLANALLDISNDRFVLLSESCIPLHNFSTIYHFLVNSKQTFVQVYDDPSSVGRGRYSSHMYPQISLSQWRKGSQWFQIDRDIATEVVADKKYFPLFQKYCRGSCYADEHYFPTFVHMKFSAKNSNKTLTWYDFSRGGPHPAQFTRTDVTVNLLNSFRNGTKCFDYLMTGKVCPLLFARKFTPGTLERLLRFAPKLMQFNR
- the LOC112199659 gene encoding glycosyltransferase BC10 encodes the protein MNDEELLWRASTAPRISEYPFHRVPKVAFMFLTKGPVHLAPLWEKFFKGHQGLYSIYVHSDPSYNASSHPESPVFQGRRIPSQKVKWAQVNMIEAESRLIANALLDISNQRFVLLSEACIPLYNFSTIYTYLLNSQETFVEVYDDPSSVGRGRYNSSYYPILDQWRKGSQWVEIDRDIAIEVVSDRTYLPAFRLGNRSCFADEHYSPTFVNLKFSAKNLNRSVTWVNWSTRGPHPVEYNSSSAELLNTLRNGNGQRCLYNRRRSNVYFLFARKSRPSALDSLLRLAPKIMHFNTDS